Proteins encoded within one genomic window of Spirulina major PCC 6313:
- a CDS encoding RNA-guided endonuclease InsQ/TnpB family protein, producing the protein MKTLKFKLYQHKRNRYLKRTINAAGRIYNHCVALHKRYYRMWGKHLNCARLQKHIAKLRKRNPWWLQVGSQAVQDICQRIEKAYQLFFKHKDRSVRPPNFKKTRKYKSFTLKQAGYKFLGGNRVRIGNKVYQYWNSRPIEGKVKTVTIKRTPLGELFMIVTVDTLSEPQVKTETGNIAGFDFGLKTFLTCSEGFKIDAPLFFKQSLNSVRKASRELSRKQKGSAHRERARLNLARKHEDIAHRRRDWFWKLAHQLTNQFDMLCFETLNLKAMQRLWGRKVSDLAFREFLQILEWVATKKGKRVVYVERWFPSSKTCSSCGHILEHLDLETRHWRCPSCSAENDRDENAAMNIKVAGASAIGLGDVRQALPAIAV; encoded by the coding sequence ATGAAAACGCTCAAGTTCAAGCTCTACCAGCATAAGCGGAATAGATACCTCAAGCGGACAATCAATGCCGCAGGGCGTATCTACAACCATTGTGTTGCCCTCCACAAACGGTACTACCGAATGTGGGGCAAGCACTTGAACTGCGCCCGACTGCAAAAACACATCGCCAAGCTTCGGAAACGGAACCCCTGGTGGTTGCAGGTGGGTTCTCAAGCCGTACAGGATATCTGCCAACGAATTGAGAAAGCCTATCAACTGTTCTTCAAACACAAAGATAGAAGCGTTCGACCGCCCAACTTCAAGAAAACCCGAAAATACAAATCCTTCACCCTCAAGCAAGCTGGGTACAAATTCCTCGGTGGCAACCGGGTCAGGATTGGGAACAAAGTCTATCAATATTGGAACTCTCGCCCCATTGAGGGCAAGGTCAAGACCGTGACGATTAAACGAACTCCCTTGGGAGAACTGTTCATGATTGTCACGGTAGATACCCTGTCAGAACCCCAAGTCAAAACCGAGACAGGTAACATTGCTGGTTTTGATTTTGGACTTAAGACGTTTCTGACCTGTTCTGAGGGATTCAAGATTGATGCCCCCTTGTTCTTCAAGCAGTCACTTAACTCGGTTCGCAAAGCGAGTCGAGAGTTGTCCCGTAAGCAAAAGGGTTCAGCCCATCGGGAACGTGCCCGATTAAACTTAGCCCGCAAGCATGAAGATATTGCCCATCGACGGCGGGACTGGTTTTGGAAGTTAGCCCATCAACTGACGAATCAGTTTGATATGCTGTGTTTTGAAACCTTGAACCTCAAGGCGATGCAGCGGCTTTGGGGGCGTAAGGTGAGTGATTTGGCGTTTCGGGAGTTTCTGCAAATCCTGGAGTGGGTGGCGACGAAGAAGGGGAAGCGGGTGGTCTATGTTGAGCGCTGGTTCCCTTCGAGCAAGACCTGTTCAAGTTGTGGTCATATTTTGGAGCATCTGGATTTAGAGACTCGCCATTGGCGGTGTCCCAGTTGCTCGGCAGAGAATGACCGGGATGAGAATGCGGCGATGAATATTAAAGTGGCTGGGGCTTCAGCCATTGGGTTAGGTGATGTCAGACAGGCGTTGCCTGCTATTGCTGTTTGA
- a CDS encoding ankyrin repeat domain-containing protein, translating into MQVQVSDHWNVGETLLNLYRVAEVLGEQESGFTYQVYHRHWHQAMVAKVWSPPQQTKATVEAFRKRCKTWLKLGLHPHLASFYYVRQWQGKLIIFSEYLAAGSLQTWMQTGRLSRSADAIALPQVLDIAIQSAWGLDYLHRQGLVHGNLKASNLLLDGQGTVKLTDLHYPTVGRPVDDLRQWVKIILDLAPGPEFLPAPLKTLFQQCQTDRPPTLQQCIQRLIGQYHELCHRPYTRQAPTAKHWQAENYNNQGVALIDLNRPQDALRLWDKARQVTPHHPAATYNRLLWLWRSRQITESQICQVLETFPPTAADLVGLLHLERNDPRSAKAAFDRYRLHTPNLSPPLQAAYTLAQETNPPTDDANGQVLQREAIATLHYSDDGQYAIWGNQDGSLVLWECRTLQHHRLSGHPGERITLTQFSPDRCYVISLAHHPETNSQTLKLWSRMTGKCLCTFPQLQEWEVLAPTPTAVQQRWSPDSRFFLRKTATMLQIMEVATGACLFVCHGDGTAIALTVQGSYGVTVSSQPRLWDIYRETCLGTIAPDQAVSAIALHPDGQHCLTATSAGEVTLRTLQGQVVITLTGTPAGIHSVGISQDGQVCLVAGQRVELWSLETGQWLRSLTDHPSSVASLRPDGKQVLVGGSQLTLWMIDQQQIAYQAPFRLCTAQSTTTQSTTLQQYQEGIAKAEAALQQSHWIEAWHQLKAVRSLPSYRQDRRAFDLWTSLYTHLPRPAIAHCWELQTFTAHIGSIHTARFSLDGQAFTGSQDGLVKRWHITPDRTLSQVVGNPKGYLDCCDISPNGKSVVTSSRTSGLQQWDADTGDLRQTLDTQSLYCVSLAQSPDGHYLMGGTAQGELTLWDLTTGRRVRYWQAHSRAVQALCFSPDSLYCVSAEAGNTWKRWEIATGTCLQTVTTPQSNLTSIAYSPNGHYLVSTSQDQTLILWSVGLGQRLHILRGHSGAVTAATFSRDSHHILSGSTDQTARLWNVLRGDCVFTLDVPGTAVTGVALSPDSRYALTTMANGYGKLWALDWQLSEQPPAGWDEGVRPYLETFLTRQTPYQADPAAETPPVSWRQRWQDFPWGFLGVWWGLVWALTAAALDIFSGVGVTPQAYLLAVGVMLSIFGYFWGRQVGNPSVQLGALFASGVLVLVGAVDATVRWSSLGAVVWGAIAALMLSGAALGLRPITVVSAPPGLRVCQALRRYWGGWGGLGILAIATGAGMAMEALITWGGVAPVIVAGVTVGIVAIAQLWHLIRTGIHSKSLSQGVILAALFTLTAYKWAVPSYLGILPAHLCSHLETLDPYLARGGNPNGIFLHNNRLPLTHCAIAAEQFDLVERLLTTGANLNHTDAEGRSLLILAVEADQLPWVASLIAQGADVNQRDPEARTALHHSQQVAIAQALIDAGANINALSPDHGTPLHWAIASNQPDLFQLLLTAGADLNAICADCDATTPLHTAVRHNRIPMLKTLLDAGADLNQTDHNDQTPLEYAQRQNRTEAVRLIEQALEQQNS; encoded by the coding sequence ATGCAGGTGCAGGTTTCGGATCACTGGAACGTTGGTGAAACCCTCCTTAACCTGTATCGGGTCGCTGAAGTTCTAGGAGAACAGGAATCGGGATTCACCTATCAGGTTTACCATCGCCATTGGCATCAAGCGATGGTGGCGAAGGTCTGGTCGCCGCCCCAACAGACCAAAGCCACGGTCGAAGCCTTTCGGAAACGGTGTAAAACCTGGCTCAAATTGGGACTGCATCCCCATCTGGCTAGTTTTTACTATGTGCGGCAATGGCAAGGGAAGTTAATTATCTTCTCTGAATATTTGGCGGCGGGAAGTCTGCAAACATGGATGCAAACGGGGCGATTGTCCCGGAGTGCGGATGCGATCGCCCTCCCACAAGTTTTAGATATCGCCATTCAATCCGCCTGGGGGTTAGATTATCTCCACCGCCAAGGCTTAGTCCACGGCAATCTCAAGGCCTCGAATCTTCTCCTGGATGGACAAGGCACGGTGAAGTTGACGGATCTGCATTATCCGACCGTGGGGCGGCCGGTGGATGACCTCCGCCAGTGGGTGAAAATTATTCTCGATCTCGCGCCGGGGCCGGAGTTTTTGCCCGCCCCGCTGAAGACGCTGTTTCAACAATGCCAGACCGACCGCCCCCCGACCCTGCAACAGTGTATCCAACGGCTCATTGGGCAGTACCATGAACTCTGCCATCGCCCCTATACCCGCCAAGCCCCCACAGCGAAACATTGGCAGGCGGAGAATTATAATAACCAGGGCGTGGCGCTGATTGACCTGAATCGGCCCCAGGATGCGCTACGGCTTTGGGATAAGGCGCGACAGGTTACCCCCCACCATCCGGCGGCCACCTATAACCGGCTACTCTGGCTGTGGCGATCGCGCCAAATCACCGAATCCCAGATCTGCCAAGTGTTGGAAACCTTTCCGCCCACAGCGGCGGATCTGGTGGGTTTGCTGCATTTAGAACGTAATGATCCCCGGTCGGCCAAGGCAGCGTTTGATCGCTACCGGCTTCATACTCCGAACCTATCGCCCCCCCTCCAAGCCGCCTACACCCTCGCCCAAGAAACCAACCCCCCAACCGATGATGCCAACGGGCAAGTGCTCCAGCGGGAGGCGATCGCCACTCTGCACTACAGCGATGACGGCCAGTACGCCATTTGGGGCAATCAAGACGGCAGCCTAGTGTTGTGGGAATGCCGCACCCTACAACACCACCGCCTTTCAGGACATCCGGGGGAACGGATTACCCTGACTCAATTTAGCCCCGATCGCTGCTACGTTATTTCCCTCGCCCATCACCCCGAAACCAATAGCCAAACCCTGAAACTGTGGAGCCGCATGACGGGGAAATGTCTTTGCACCTTTCCCCAACTCCAAGAATGGGAAGTCCTGGCCCCAACCCCCACCGCCGTGCAGCAACGCTGGAGTCCGGATAGTCGGTTTTTCCTGCGCAAGACTGCGACGATGCTGCAAATTATGGAGGTGGCGACGGGGGCCTGTTTGTTTGTTTGCCATGGGGATGGCACGGCGATCGCCCTCACGGTCCAGGGTTCCTATGGGGTCACGGTCAGTTCGCAGCCGCGTCTGTGGGATATTTACCGGGAAACCTGTTTAGGCACGATCGCCCCTGACCAAGCCGTGAGTGCGATCGCCCTTCATCCCGATGGTCAGCATTGTCTGACGGCCACCAGTGCGGGGGAAGTCACCCTGCGAACGCTCCAAGGCCAGGTGGTGATCACCCTGACGGGAACCCCGGCGGGAATTCATTCGGTGGGGATTAGTCAGGACGGCCAAGTGTGCCTCGTGGCGGGGCAGCGGGTGGAATTGTGGTCTCTGGAAACGGGGCAATGGTTGCGATCGCTCACGGATCACCCGTCCAGCGTGGCATCCCTGCGCCCCGATGGGAAACAGGTGCTCGTCGGTGGCTCACAGCTTACCCTCTGGATGATCGACCAACAACAGATTGCCTACCAAGCCCCCTTCCGCCTCTGCACCGCCCAATCCACCACCACCCAATCCACCACCCTCCAGCAGTATCAAGAGGGCATTGCCAAAGCCGAAGCCGCCCTCCAGCAATCCCACTGGATCGAAGCTTGGCACCAGTTAAAGGCCGTGCGATCGCTCCCCAGTTATCGCCAAGACCGCCGCGCCTTTGACCTCTGGACGAGCCTCTACACCCACCTGCCCAGGCCAGCGATCGCCCATTGCTGGGAACTGCAAACCTTCACCGCCCACATCGGCAGCATCCACACCGCCCGCTTCAGCCTCGACGGCCAAGCCTTCACCGGCAGCCAAGATGGCCTCGTCAAACGCTGGCACATCACCCCCGATCGCACCCTCAGCCAAGTGGTCGGCAACCCCAAAGGCTACCTCGACTGCTGCGACATCAGCCCCAACGGCAAAAGCGTCGTCACCAGCAGTCGCACCAGCGGCCTCCAACAGTGGGATGCGGACACCGGCGATCTACGCCAAACCCTCGATACCCAATCCCTCTACTGTGTCAGCCTTGCCCAAAGTCCTGACGGTCACTACCTCATGGGCGGCACTGCCCAAGGTGAACTCACCCTCTGGGATCTCACCACCGGCCGCCGTGTCCGCTATTGGCAAGCCCATAGTCGGGCGGTGCAAGCCCTCTGTTTTAGTCCGGATAGTCTGTACTGTGTTTCCGCTGAGGCGGGCAATACCTGGAAACGGTGGGAAATCGCCACGGGGACATGCCTCCAAACCGTCACCACCCCCCAATCCAACCTCACCTCCATCGCCTACAGTCCCAATGGTCACTACCTCGTTTCCACCAGTCAAGACCAAACCTTAATCCTGTGGTCGGTGGGGTTAGGGCAACGGCTGCACATCCTGCGGGGCCACAGTGGAGCCGTCACCGCCGCCACCTTCAGCCGAGATAGTCACCACATCCTGTCCGGCAGCACCGACCAGACGGCCCGCCTCTGGAATGTGTTGAGGGGTGATTGTGTCTTTACCCTCGATGTACCGGGGACAGCGGTAACGGGGGTCGCCCTCAGTCCAGACAGCCGCTACGCCTTGACCACCATGGCCAATGGCTATGGCAAACTTTGGGCCCTGGATTGGCAATTATCGGAACAGCCCCCAGCGGGTTGGGATGAAGGGGTGCGCCCCTACCTAGAGACCTTTTTAACCCGCCAAACCCCCTACCAAGCAGATCCTGCGGCTGAAACACCACCGGTGTCCTGGCGACAACGGTGGCAAGATTTTCCCTGGGGCTTTTTGGGGGTGTGGTGGGGGCTGGTGTGGGCGTTGACGGCGGCGGCTCTGGATATTTTTAGTGGGGTGGGGGTGACACCCCAGGCGTATTTGCTGGCGGTGGGGGTGATGCTGTCGATTTTTGGGTATTTTTGGGGACGGCAGGTGGGGAATCCGTCGGTGCAGTTGGGGGCGTTGTTTGCCTCTGGGGTGTTGGTGCTGGTGGGGGCGGTGGATGCGACGGTGCGCTGGTCGTCCTTGGGGGCGGTGGTGTGGGGGGCGATCGCCGCCTTAATGCTGTCGGGGGCGGCGTTGGGGTTGCGCCCGATTACGGTGGTGTCAGCACCGCCGGGGTTGCGGGTTTGTCAGGCCCTGCGCCGTTATTGGGGGGGCTGGGGCGGTTTGGGGATTTTAGCGATCGCCACTGGGGCCGGGATGGCGATGGAGGCGCTGATCACCTGGGGAGGGGTGGCTCCTGTGATCGTGGCGGGGGTGACGGTGGGGATTGTGGCGATCGCCCAACTCTGGCATCTGATTCGGACCGGCATTCACAGCAAAAGCCTCAGCCAAGGGGTAATCTTGGCGGCACTCTTCACCCTGACGGCCTATAAATGGGCCGTGCCGAGCTATCTCGGCATTCTCCCCGCTCACCTCTGTAGCCACCTCGAAACCCTCGACCCCTACCTAGCACGGGGCGGTAATCCCAATGGGATTTTTCTCCATAACAACCGACTGCCCTTAACCCACTGTGCGATCGCCGCCGAACAGTTTGACCTCGTTGAGCGCCTCCTCACCACTGGCGCAAATCTCAACCACACCGATGCGGAGGGGCGAAGTCTCTTGATCCTCGCGGTGGAGGCCGATCAACTGCCGTGGGTGGCATCCTTGATCGCTCAAGGGGCTGACGTGAATCAGCGAGACCCCGAAGCCCGTACCGCTCTCCATCACAGCCAACAGGTGGCGATCGCCCAAGCCCTGATCGATGCCGGTGCTAACATCAACGCCCTCTCCCCTGACCATGGCACACCCCTACATTGGGCGATCGCCTCCAATCAGCCCGACCTCTTTCAACTCCTCCTCACCGCCGGGGCTGACCTCAACGCCATCTGTGCAGACTGCGATGCCACCACTCCCCTCCACACTGCCGTGCGCCATAATCGCATCCCCATGCTCAAAACCCTCCTCGATGCCGGCGCAGATCTCAACCAAACCGATCACAACGACCAAACCCCCCTCGAATACGCCCAACGCCAAAACCGCACCGAAGCCGTTCGCCTCATCGAGCAAGCCCTGGAGCAACAAAACTCCTGA
- a CDS encoding HNH endonuclease: MSKVLVLNASYEPLNITSWRRAVVLLLKGKAEQLEYTTTELYTRFPHPTVIRLRYYVRVPYKEIPLTRRNIFERDNHTCQYCDYRGDNLTLDHVSPRSRGGPDSWENLVAACVRCNVKKGSRTPDEAQMQLKSIPRRPYSSLHFEIARYIRSGRNIEWKKYVIGV; this comes from the coding sequence ATGAGCAAGGTTCTGGTGCTAAACGCTTCCTATGAACCACTCAACATCACGAGTTGGCGGCGAGCGGTTGTCTTACTGCTGAAGGGCAAAGCAGAACAACTTGAATACACCACCACGGAACTCTATACCCGGTTTCCCCATCCCACCGTGATCCGGCTGCGCTACTATGTGCGGGTTCCCTACAAAGAAATCCCCTTGACCCGCCGGAATATTTTTGAACGGGACAATCACACCTGTCAATATTGTGACTATCGGGGCGACAATTTAACCCTGGATCATGTCAGTCCGCGATCGCGCGGTGGGCCCGATAGCTGGGAAAACTTGGTGGCGGCCTGTGTGCGGTGCAACGTCAAAAAAGGGAGCCGCACCCCGGACGAAGCCCAAATGCAGCTTAAATCCATCCCCCGCCGTCCGTACAGTAGCCTGCATTTTGAAATTGCTCGGTATATTCGCAGTGGCCGCAACATTGAATGGAAAAAGTATGTGATTGGGGTCTAA
- the crtE gene encoding geranylgeranyl diphosphate synthase CrtE has protein sequence MVTTDEQQAATPAPDFDLAAYLQQQQTKVEAALAASVPTAEPPKIYEAMRYSLLAGGKRLRPILCLATCELLGGTEAMAMATACALEMIHTMSLIHDDLPAMDNDDYRRGKLTNHKVYGDDIAILAGDALLAYAFEYIADQTSDVPPAQVLKVVAHVGRAVGAAGLVGGQVMDLESEGKPDVTAEMLTFIHTHKTGALLEACVTCGAILAGAGDADLQRLSRYAQNIGLAFQIIDDILDITATQAELGKTAGKDLQAQKATYPSLWGLEASRQEADRLVTEAIAQLDPYGPAAAPLAAIAHFITARKN, from the coding sequence ATGGTCACAACGGATGAACAACAAGCCGCAACCCCAGCACCAGACTTTGATCTGGCTGCTTATCTTCAGCAGCAACAAACTAAAGTAGAAGCAGCATTGGCGGCCTCTGTCCCGACGGCAGAACCGCCCAAAATCTACGAAGCGATGCGCTACTCGCTGCTGGCGGGGGGGAAGCGGTTACGGCCCATCCTTTGTTTGGCAACCTGTGAACTGCTCGGCGGCACGGAGGCGATGGCCATGGCTACCGCCTGCGCCCTGGAGATGATTCACACCATGTCGCTGATCCACGATGATCTACCCGCGATGGATAATGACGACTATCGGCGCGGTAAGCTGACGAACCATAAGGTTTACGGCGATGATATTGCGATTTTGGCGGGGGATGCGCTGCTGGCCTATGCCTTTGAATATATTGCCGACCAGACCTCCGATGTGCCGCCGGCCCAAGTGTTGAAGGTGGTTGCCCATGTGGGGCGGGCTGTGGGGGCGGCGGGCTTGGTGGGGGGCCAGGTGATGGATTTGGAATCGGAAGGAAAACCCGATGTCACCGCTGAGATGCTGACCTTTATCCACACCCATAAAACCGGGGCGCTGCTAGAGGCTTGTGTGACCTGTGGGGCAATTTTGGCCGGGGCGGGGGATGCTGATTTACAGCGATTGTCGCGCTATGCCCAAAATATTGGCTTGGCGTTCCAGATTATTGATGACATTTTGGATATTACGGCGACCCAAGCTGAATTGGGGAAAACCGCCGGGAAAGATTTACAAGCGCAAAAGGCGACTTATCCTAGTTTGTGGGGGTTGGAGGCTTCGCGTCAGGAGGCGGATCGTTTGGTGACGGAGGCGATCGCACAACTCGACCCCTACGGCCCAGCGGCTGCTCCCCTCGCTGCGATCGCTCACTTCATTACGGCGCGTAAGAATTAG
- a CDS encoding tetratricopeptide repeat protein, translating into MENGGFTLYIRKLGLVYQLQGHLDLALTTYQQVVQFYDRTEINSYSAPEVLNRIATIHQQQGQVEPALAASQKALKIARHDTSDPQAPHITNQVLSLENISALYQAQGQPDRARRYRDEAQAVLERFGQPDAGGVPYPLELILASIGEFYLVGQESDRAQSYFDRAVEQARTSRNQDYAELYILNFIVLAYTKQSQFAAAIPYQKQLIPIFQAMDLWGSAAIMSQNLGNLYAEIDQTEPALAAYNDAVIWFQANQDSGESSVSIGHIFKQKARLYEQQNQWELAESAYQTALQHYEASQTPLGQIVVLERLAHLSAQQGESQQAIAYQNQALTLRRSLDLPWASKP; encoded by the coding sequence TTGGAAAACGGGGGCTTTACGCTTTACATTCGTAAACTTGGCCTCGTTTACCAACTCCAAGGCCACCTCGATTTAGCCCTCACAACCTATCAGCAAGTCGTCCAATTCTATGACCGAACTGAGATAAATTCCTATTCAGCGCCCGAAGTGCTGAATCGCATCGCAACCATTCATCAACAACAGGGCCAGGTTGAACCCGCCCTCGCCGCCTCTCAAAAGGCGCTCAAGATTGCCCGCCATGACACCTCAGACCCCCAAGCGCCCCACATTACCAATCAAGTCTTAAGCCTCGAAAACATCAGCGCCCTGTATCAAGCCCAGGGCCAACCGGATCGCGCTCGTCGCTACCGTGATGAAGCTCAGGCCGTTCTGGAGCGATTTGGGCAGCCCGATGCGGGGGGTGTGCCCTATCCCTTGGAATTGATCCTAGCGTCCATTGGCGAGTTTTATTTAGTCGGGCAGGAGAGCGATCGCGCCCAATCCTACTTCGACCGCGCCGTCGAACAAGCCCGCACCTCTCGTAACCAAGACTATGCAGAACTCTATATTCTCAATTTCATCGTCCTCGCCTATACCAAACAAAGCCAATTTGCGGCCGCCATTCCCTACCAAAAACAACTCATTCCGATTTTTCAAGCCATGGACTTATGGGGCAGCGCGGCAATCATGTCCCAAAATCTGGGTAATCTCTACGCCGAAATTGACCAAACCGAGCCAGCCCTAGCGGCCTACAACGATGCCGTGATCTGGTTTCAAGCAAATCAAGACTCTGGCGAATCCAGCGTCTCCATCGGCCATATTTTTAAACAAAAGGCCCGCCTGTATGAGCAGCAAAACCAGTGGGAACTGGCCGAGTCAGCCTACCAAACAGCACTTCAGCACTATGAAGCCTCCCAAACGCCCTTGGGCCAAATTGTTGTCCTCGAACGGTTAGCCCACCTCAGCGCCCAACAGGGAGAATCACAGCAGGCGATCGCCTATCAAAACCAAGCCCTAACCCTCCGTCGCAGCCTCGATCTACCCTGGGCTTCCAAACCCTAA
- a CDS encoding divergent PAP2 family protein, with translation MQEFNSILSNHVLLVAIIACLIAQVLKLIISLIQKQRLDVRHLFSTGGMPSSHSALVSALATGVGQAKGWNSAEFAIASIFAVIVMYDAAGVRQAAGKQARILNQILDEMFQEGKELNEERLKELLGHTPFQVLMGLALGISISLLAGMMATPV, from the coding sequence ATGCAAGAGTTTAATTCGATCCTCAGTAACCACGTCCTACTGGTGGCCATTATTGCCTGTCTGATTGCTCAGGTGCTGAAGTTAATCATCAGCTTGATTCAAAAACAGCGTTTGGATGTGCGTCACCTGTTCAGCACCGGCGGGATGCCCAGTTCGCACTCGGCGCTGGTGTCTGCCCTGGCGACGGGGGTCGGCCAAGCGAAGGGGTGGAATAGTGCGGAGTTTGCGATCGCATCTATCTTTGCGGTGATCGTCATGTACGATGCCGCCGGAGTCCGCCAAGCCGCCGGGAAACAAGCCCGCATCCTCAACCAAATCCTCGACGAAATGTTCCAAGAAGGCAAAGAACTCAACGAAGAACGCCTGAAAGAACTCCTTGGCCATACTCCCTTTCAAGTCTTGATGGGCCTGGCGTTGGGAATTAGCATCTCCCTTCTCGCCGGTATGATGGCCACGCCCGTGTAG
- a CDS encoding aldo/keto reductase, whose amino-acid sequence MQYRRFGRTELSMPVFSCGGMRYQHKWQDQPWAEIPPEGQANLEATIRRSLELGINHIETARGYGTSELQLGRILPTLPREQIIVQTKVSPKPDAQEFRDTLEKSLQLLQLDSVDLLGIHGINTPDNLTDTIRPGGCLDVVREFQAQGRIRHVGFSTHGPTDVICRAIETGLFDYVNLHWYYINQGNWPAIEAAQGQDMGVFIISPSDKGGHLYAPPPKLVELCAPLSPMVFNNLFCLSHPEVHTLSVGAARPTDFDEHLKTLPVLAQAGDLLPPILERLEQEAIRCLGKEWVETWDQGLPDPHHVPDEIGVKTILWLRNLAIAYDMVDYGKARYNLLNNGGHWFPGKQASDPIDRSRIERSLQHSPHRQKIPALLEDAARRLGGETVQRLSQS is encoded by the coding sequence ATGCAATATCGTCGTTTTGGTCGCACTGAATTATCCATGCCCGTCTTTTCCTGCGGGGGAATGCGGTATCAACACAAATGGCAAGATCAGCCCTGGGCCGAAATTCCCCCAGAGGGTCAGGCGAATCTAGAGGCAACGATTCGCCGGTCTTTGGAATTAGGGATTAATCATATTGAGACGGCGCGGGGCTATGGCACATCGGAACTGCAATTGGGGCGAATTTTACCGACGTTACCCCGTGAGCAGATCATCGTACAAACCAAGGTGTCACCTAAGCCGGATGCGCAGGAGTTTCGTGACACCTTAGAAAAATCCCTCCAGTTGTTGCAGTTGGACTCTGTTGATCTGCTGGGGATTCACGGCATTAATACACCGGACAATTTGACGGATACGATCCGGCCGGGGGGCTGTTTGGATGTGGTGCGGGAGTTCCAAGCCCAGGGACGGATTCGCCATGTGGGGTTTTCGACCCACGGGCCGACGGATGTGATCTGTCGGGCCATTGAAACGGGGCTGTTTGACTATGTGAATTTGCATTGGTACTACATTAATCAAGGCAATTGGCCGGCGATTGAGGCGGCCCAAGGGCAGGATATGGGGGTATTTATTATCAGTCCGTCCGACAAAGGGGGTCACTTGTATGCACCGCCGCCGAAGTTGGTGGAGCTTTGTGCGCCCTTGAGTCCGATGGTGTTTAATAATCTGTTTTGTTTGTCCCATCCGGAGGTGCATACTCTGTCGGTGGGGGCAGCGCGGCCGACGGATTTTGATGAACATTTAAAGACGTTGCCGGTGTTGGCGCAGGCGGGGGACTTGTTGCCGCCGATTTTGGAGCGGTTGGAGCAGGAGGCGATTCGCTGTTTGGGGAAAGAGTGGGTGGAAACGTGGGATCAGGGGTTGCCTGATCCCCACCATGTGCCGGATGAGATTGGGGTGAAGACGATTTTATGGTTGCGCAATTTAGCGATCGCCTATGACATGGTGGACTATGGGAAGGCGCGGTATAACCTGTTGAATAATGGGGGACATTGGTTCCCCGGTAAACAGGCGAGTGATCCGATCGATCGGAGTCGCATCGAGCGATCGCTCCAACATAGCCCCCACCGTCAAAAAATCCCGGCACTCTTAGAAGATGCCGCCCGTCGTTTAGGGGGCGAAACGGTGCAGCGATTGTCCCAAAGTTAA
- a CDS encoding HAD family hydrolase gives MLRLITDFDGPIMDVSERYYHVYQLCLERAKAPDQPVTLLSKPDFWRCKRAKVPERAIGQRSGLNPDQARHFAHLRRELVHQVPYLVYDRLIPRAVESLEILQAYGIDLAILTMRREQELSIPLDRYDLGRFFPPSQRYCIGNTYSKTGDVNDKPLLMAQALATLPPAEKTWMIGDTEADIVAAQTHNIPVIGVLSGIRDRERLAGYYPDRIVADLAAALEIICPPLSLTRSPLP, from the coding sequence ATGCTGAGGCTGATCACTGATTTCGATGGCCCGATTATGGACGTATCCGAACGGTACTATCACGTCTATCAACTGTGTCTAGAACGCGCCAAAGCGCCAGACCAACCCGTCACCCTCCTCTCCAAACCGGACTTTTGGCGGTGCAAACGGGCTAAAGTCCCCGAACGCGCCATCGGGCAGCGTTCCGGCCTCAACCCTGACCAAGCCCGCCACTTTGCCCACCTGCGCCGAGAACTGGTGCATCAAGTGCCCTATCTGGTCTACGATCGCCTCATTCCCCGCGCCGTGGAAAGTCTCGAAATCCTCCAGGCCTACGGGATTGATCTCGCCATCCTCACGATGCGCCGCGAGCAAGAACTGAGCATCCCCCTCGACCGCTACGATCTGGGCCGTTTCTTCCCCCCTTCCCAACGCTACTGCATCGGCAACACCTACAGCAAAACCGGGGATGTGAATGATAAACCGCTCTTGATGGCCCAGGCCCTCGCGACACTCCCCCCGGCGGAAAAAACCTGGATGATTGGCGATACTGAAGCGGATATTGTGGCCGCCCAGACCCACAATATTCCCGTGATTGGCGTGTTGTCGGGAATTCGCGATCGCGAACGTCTCGCGGGCTACTACCCCGATCGCATCGTCGCTGACCTGGCCGCCGCCCTCGAAATCATCTGTCCGCCCCTGTCGCTGACGCGATCGCCCCTACCGTAG